In Mytilus galloprovincialis chromosome 1, xbMytGall1.hap1.1, whole genome shotgun sequence, the following are encoded in one genomic region:
- the LOC143061809 gene encoding uncharacterized protein LOC143061809 yields MATQDNLRCARCCMVVFEVFSDIMQALLARRGLTAQDIYDIVTNDPKFFNKLRDQEQATLRTLRSDGFSKLDASIIYKVVLRYKHKALIPGPTLQWGVPPKSQHIDIGDDVERIRFARNEFAHKTNAETSEYDFEKFFKDFLDVGHRIDKLLNKNPSLGYVRRIKDLKTTKLDTETAETILEQRQEIEQLKQELLIKENKKEVAIFIGLSVEEVVKKISEGRNPEDINSPPFKFTLEGVVDSEEQLNMLKQMIGVTDLESNILVRSVQKQCIELIVEINSTYLKSKKLLLEAVTHFFHLLTKKKAFKWQGDKIIIVITIAEDFEEQTLLEEKQDNMFSIEEEAGYFGNFNSTLFN; encoded by the exons ATGGCAACTCAGGATAATTTGCGATGTGCAAGGTGTTGCATGGTTGTTTTTGAAGTATTTTCTGACATAATGCAAGCGCTTTTAGCACGCAGAGGGTTAACTGCACAAGATATATACGATATTGTAACGAATGATCCAAAGTTCTTTAACAAATTGAGAGACCAAGAACAAGCTACTTTGCGGACATTAAGATCAGATGGATTTTCTAAATTAGATGCTTCAATTATATACAAAGTTGTGCTTCGCTACAAGCACAAAGCGTTAATTCCGGGGCCAACACTACAATGGGGAGTTCCGCCGAAATCACAACATATAGATATTGGTGATGATGTAGAAAGAATCCGTTTCGCAAGAAATGAATTTGCACATAAAACAAATGCTGAAACCAGCGAATATGactttgaaaagtttttcaaAGACTTTCTTGATGTAGGACATCGAATAGATAAATTGCTCAATAAAAATCCATCCCTGGGGTATGTAAGGcgaataaaagatttaaaaactaCTAAACTGGATACTGAAACAGCAGAAACAATCCTAGAGCAACGACAAGAAATAGAACAATTAAAAC aaGAATTACTAATTAAAGAAAACAAGAAGGAAGTAGCTATTTTCATTGGTTTAAGTGTAGAAgaagttgtaaaaaaaatatccgaGGGAAGAAATCCGGAAG ATATTAATTCACCTCCATTCAAGTTTACATTGGAAGGCGTCGTAGATAGCGAGGAacaattgaacatgttgaaacaaATGATTGGTGTAACAGATCTAGAATCAAACATTCTAGTGAGAAGTGTCCAAAAACAGTGCATTGAATTAATTGTCGAAATCAACAGCACTTATTTGAAGAGCAAAAAACTATTGTTAGAGGCAGTTACTCATTTTTTTCATCTGCTGACgaaaaaaaaagcttttaaatGGCAAGGCGATAAAATTATTATAGTAATAACAATTGCTGAAG ATTTCGAAGAGCAAACATTATTGGAAGAGAAGCAAGATAATATGTTTTCGATTGAAGAAGAAGCAGGCTACTTTGGTAACTTTAATTCTACACTCTTCAATTAA